From the genome of Yersinia enterocolitica, one region includes:
- a CDS encoding lytic murein transglycosylase, whose amino-acid sequence MTLSQQGRDPAQFPAYVEQLKAQARAKGISEATLDKAFANIHFVDRVIQSDRNQLEKKVTLDDYLTRVLTEAKVAQGKEIYQRYQPQLSQVTARYGVPERYIVALWGMESGFGKFQGKEDVISALSTMAFEGRREAFFTKELIAALQIIQQGKVDDPELKGSWAGAMGQSQFMPSSFLTYGADGDGDGKIDIWNNIDDVFASTANYLSTEGWKPGVDWGQEATLPEGFDIKLAGLKDSQAKSVAQWQQLGVMAIPGGNFANSDLRAWVIVPDDVQGRAFLVYDNFRTIMHWNRSYYFAISIGMMADSVSQ is encoded by the coding sequence ATGACATTATCCCAGCAAGGGCGTGATCCAGCGCAGTTTCCTGCTTATGTCGAACAATTAAAGGCCCAAGCTCGTGCAAAGGGGATCAGCGAGGCTACGCTTGATAAAGCGTTTGCCAATATTCATTTTGTTGACCGAGTCATTCAGTCAGACCGCAATCAGTTAGAAAAGAAAGTCACACTGGATGATTACCTGACCAGAGTTCTGACAGAGGCGAAAGTCGCGCAAGGTAAAGAGATTTATCAGCGCTATCAGCCTCAGTTATCACAAGTTACTGCGCGCTATGGTGTGCCTGAGCGTTACATCGTGGCGCTGTGGGGCATGGAAAGTGGGTTTGGCAAGTTTCAAGGTAAAGAGGATGTCATCTCTGCCTTATCCACCATGGCATTTGAAGGGCGGCGTGAGGCATTCTTCACTAAAGAGCTGATAGCTGCATTGCAAATCATTCAGCAAGGCAAAGTTGATGACCCCGAGTTGAAAGGATCATGGGCTGGTGCGATGGGGCAGAGTCAATTTATGCCTAGCTCTTTCCTGACCTATGGCGCTGACGGGGATGGCGATGGGAAAATTGATATTTGGAATAATATCGATGATGTCTTTGCTTCGACAGCTAACTATCTGTCTACTGAAGGTTGGAAACCGGGTGTTGATTGGGGCCAGGAAGCGACGCTGCCCGAAGGATTTGATATTAAGCTGGCGGGCTTAAAAGACAGCCAAGCCAAAAGCGTCGCCCAATGGCAGCAACTCGGGGTAATGGCGATACCCGGCGGTAACTTTGCCAACTCAGATCTCCGGGCTTGGGTCATCGTACCTGATGATGTGCAAGGGCGGGCGTTTCTGGTTTATGATAATTTTCGTACCATTATGCACTGGAACCGTTCTTACTATTTCGCTATTAGTATTGGTATGATGGCAGATAGCGTAAGTCAATAA
- a CDS encoding septum site-determining protein MinC: MSQSPIELKGSSFTLSVVHLHDSRPEVIRQALQEKVDQAPAFLKNAPVVINVATLPNGANWKDLQQAVTSAGLRIVGISGCQDERQKRAIARAGLPLLSEGKGQKMAPEPVISPPENAPTKTRIINTPVRSGQQIYARNCDLIVISSVSAGAELIADGNIHIYGMMRGRALAGASGDAQCQIFCTHLGAELVSIAGQYWLSDQIPREYFGQAARLHLLDNALTIQPLN; the protein is encoded by the coding sequence ATGTCACAATCGCCAATTGAGTTAAAAGGCAGTAGTTTTACCCTATCGGTCGTTCATTTACACGATTCACGACCGGAGGTAATCCGTCAGGCATTGCAGGAAAAGGTGGATCAAGCCCCCGCTTTCCTGAAAAACGCCCCTGTTGTGATTAACGTTGCAACGTTACCAAACGGTGCTAACTGGAAAGATCTCCAACAGGCTGTCACTTCAGCAGGTCTGCGTATTGTTGGCATCAGTGGTTGTCAGGATGAGCGTCAAAAACGGGCGATAGCACGTGCAGGTTTGCCGTTATTGAGTGAGGGTAAAGGCCAGAAAATGGCACCCGAGCCCGTTATCAGCCCGCCGGAAAACGCGCCGACCAAGACACGTATCATCAACACACCTGTCCGTTCCGGCCAACAGATTTATGCCCGTAATTGCGATTTGATTGTTATCAGCAGTGTCAGTGCCGGTGCTGAATTAATTGCCGACGGCAATATTCATATCTATGGAATGATGCGAGGCCGTGCGCTAGCAGGTGCATCCGGGGATGCCCAATGCCAGATTTTTTGCACACATTTAGGCGCTGAGCTCGTCTCTATCGCGGGGCAGTACTGGTTAAGTGACCAGATCCCGCGTGAGTATTTTGGTCAGGCCGCACGTCTGCATCTGCTGGATAACGCATTAACTATACAACCTTTAAATTAA
- the minD gene encoding septum site-determining protein MinD — MARIIVVTSGKGGVGKTTSSAAIATGLAQKGKKTVVIDFDIGLRNLDLIMGCERRVVYDFVNVIQGDATLNQALIKDKRTDNLYILPASQTRDKDALTKEGVEKILNDLGDMNFEFVVCDSPAGIESGALMALYFADEAVITTNPEVSSVRDSDRILGILSSKSRRAENGQDPIKEHLLLTRYNPGRVNRGDMLSMEDVLDILRIPLVGVIPEDQSVLRASNQGEPVILDKESDAGKAYDDTVDRLLGEERPFRFIEEEKKGFLKRLFGG; from the coding sequence ATGGCACGCATTATTGTTGTTACATCGGGTAAAGGGGGCGTTGGCAAGACCACATCAAGCGCGGCTATCGCAACCGGCTTGGCCCAAAAAGGTAAAAAAACCGTCGTTATCGATTTCGATATCGGCCTACGGAATCTAGACTTGATCATGGGATGTGAACGCCGGGTAGTTTATGATTTTGTTAATGTGATTCAAGGTGATGCCACTTTGAACCAAGCATTAATAAAAGATAAGCGTACAGATAATCTGTACATTTTACCGGCTTCTCAGACGCGCGATAAAGACGCCCTGACCAAAGAGGGTGTTGAAAAGATTTTAAACGATCTTGGCGATATGAATTTCGAGTTTGTGGTATGCGACTCCCCTGCGGGTATCGAAAGCGGCGCTTTGATGGCGCTCTATTTTGCTGACGAAGCCGTTATTACCACTAACCCTGAAGTCTCCTCGGTTCGTGACTCTGACCGCATCCTCGGGATACTGTCCTCCAAGTCGCGCCGCGCAGAGAATGGCCAGGATCCAATTAAAGAACATCTGCTGTTGACCCGCTACAATCCTGGGCGTGTTAATCGCGGCGATATGCTTAGCATGGAAGATGTCCTCGATATTCTGAGGATCCCACTGGTTGGCGTTATTCCAGAAGATCAATCTGTATTGCGCGCCTCGAACCAAGGCGAGCCAGTGATTCTGGACAAAGAGTCAGATGCCGGTAAAGCTTATGACGATACCGTTGACCGTTTGCTAGGAGAAGAACGCCCCTTCCGCTTCATCGAAGAAGAGAAGAAGGGCTTCCTGAAACGCCTTTTTGGGGGATAA
- a CDS encoding cell division topological specificity factor: MALLDFFLSRKKPTANIAKERLQIIVAERRRGDSEPHYLPDLKRDILAVICKYIQIDPEMLHVQFEQKGDDISVLELNVTLPETEETPK; this comes from the coding sequence ATGGCTTTGTTAGACTTTTTTCTGTCCCGCAAAAAACCGACAGCCAATATAGCCAAGGAACGGCTGCAAATTATCGTCGCTGAGCGTCGTCGTGGGGACAGTGAGCCCCATTATTTGCCTGACTTGAAACGCGATATTTTGGCGGTTATTTGTAAATATATACAGATCGATCCTGAAATGCTGCATGTGCAATTCGAGCAGAAAGGGGATGATATTTCGGTACTTGAACTTAACGTGACATTACCGGAAACGGAAGAAACGCCTAAATGA
- a CDS encoding ribonuclease D, which produces MNYQLITTNSALQQVCEQARTHAHVALDTEFVRTRTYYPQLGLIQLYDGEQLSLIDPLPITEWQPFSELLQDLNVVKYLHAGSEDLEVFLNAFSRMPTPMIDTQVLAAFSGRTLSCGFAMLVNEFEGVELDKSESRTDWIARPLSEKQCDYAAADVFYLLPLAAKLVEATEAAGRMDAAIDECQLLCRRRSETLDPELAYREITNAWQLRGHQLACLQKLAAWRLRQARERDLAVNFVVREENLWQVARYQPTSLGELDSLGLSGQEIRYHGRTLLALVAEGNAVTEEQLPQPVANLIDQPGYKKVFKDIKALIQSVSERSGLSSELLASRRQINQLLSWHWKLKSTDTQPELLSGWRGDLLSTELAEILKQY; this is translated from the coding sequence TTGAATTATCAGTTGATCACGACCAATAGTGCGTTGCAGCAGGTCTGCGAACAAGCCCGGACACATGCTCATGTCGCGCTGGATACGGAATTTGTCAGAACGCGCACCTACTATCCTCAGTTGGGCCTGATTCAACTGTATGACGGTGAACAACTTTCACTCATAGACCCCTTGCCCATCACTGAATGGCAACCTTTCAGTGAGCTACTGCAAGATTTGAATGTGGTGAAATATCTGCATGCTGGTAGCGAAGATCTCGAGGTGTTCTTAAATGCCTTTAGCCGGATGCCAACGCCGATGATTGATACTCAGGTATTGGCGGCATTTTCTGGCCGAACCCTGTCTTGCGGTTTTGCCATGCTGGTAAATGAGTTTGAAGGTGTTGAGCTAGATAAAAGTGAATCACGTACCGACTGGATTGCCCGTCCACTCAGTGAAAAACAGTGTGATTATGCCGCCGCTGATGTTTTCTATCTGTTACCTTTGGCAGCTAAATTAGTGGAAGCCACCGAAGCTGCTGGGCGAATGGATGCAGCGATAGATGAATGCCAACTACTGTGTCGCCGTCGCAGTGAAACACTTGACCCTGAGCTGGCCTACCGTGAGATAACCAATGCCTGGCAGTTACGTGGCCATCAGTTGGCATGTTTGCAGAAGCTGGCGGCATGGCGCTTGCGTCAGGCGCGTGAGCGTGATCTGGCGGTTAACTTTGTCGTGCGTGAAGAGAATCTGTGGCAAGTCGCCCGTTATCAGCCAACCTCGCTGGGTGAGTTAGATTCCCTTGGCCTGAGTGGGCAGGAGATTCGCTATCATGGGCGTACCTTGTTGGCGCTGGTGGCTGAGGGGAATGCTGTAACGGAAGAGCAGCTGCCGCAACCGGTAGCTAACCTGATCGACCAACCCGGCTACAAGAAAGTCTTTAAAGATATTAAAGCGTTGATCCAGTCAGTCAGTGAACGTAGTGGACTGAGTAGTGAGTTACTGGCGTCACGTCGTCAAATAAACCAATTACTCAGTTGGCATTGGAAACTAAAATCAACTGACACTCAGCCTGAATTATTAAGTGGCTGGCGGGGCGATTTGTTGTCTACGGAATTGGCTGAGATTTTGAAACAGTATTAA
- a CDS encoding long-chain-fatty-acid--CoA ligase FadD, translating into MEKVWLKRYPADVPAEIDPDRYSSLVEMFENAALRYADQPAFINMGEVMTFRKLEERSRAFAAYLQQGLGLQKGDRVALMMPNLLQYPIALFGILRAGMVVVNVNPLYTPRELEHQLNDSGAVAIVIVSNFAHTLEKIVFKTQVKHVILTRMGDQLSTAKGTLVNFVVKYIKRLVPKYYLPDAISFRTALQKGRRLQYVKPDIINTDLAFLQYTGGTTGVAKGAMLTHRNMQSNLEQAKAAYAPLLQPGHELVVTALPLYHIFALTMNCLLFIELGGRSLLITNPRDISGMVKELSRYPFTAMTGVNTLFNALLNNEEFTKLDFSTLRLSVGGGMPVQKAVAERWEKLTGKHLLEGYGLTECSPLVTGNPYDLKHYSGSIGLPVPSTDVRLVDDEGNEVGLGEPGELWVRGPQVMLGYWQRPEATDEVLKDGWLATGDIATLDEQGFLRIVDRKKDMILVSGFNVYPNEIEDVVALHPKVLESAAVGVPNEVSGETVKLFVVKKDASLTPEELLTHCRRYLTGYKVPKIVEFRDELPKSNVGKILRRELRDEQVKAKGSNQDAA; encoded by the coding sequence TTGGAAAAAGTATGGCTAAAGCGTTATCCGGCAGATGTCCCCGCAGAGATTGACCCGGATCGCTATTCTTCTTTGGTGGAAATGTTTGAGAACGCCGCACTGCGTTATGCGGACCAACCTGCGTTCATCAATATGGGGGAGGTGATGACCTTCCGTAAGTTGGAAGAGCGTAGCCGTGCTTTCGCCGCCTATCTACAGCAAGGTTTAGGGTTACAAAAAGGTGACCGTGTCGCCTTGATGATGCCCAACTTGCTGCAATATCCCATAGCTTTGTTTGGTATTTTGCGTGCGGGTATGGTGGTGGTGAATGTTAACCCGCTGTATACCCCGCGCGAGTTAGAGCATCAACTGAATGACAGCGGAGCTGTGGCAATCGTTATTGTCTCCAACTTCGCTCACACGCTGGAAAAGATCGTTTTTAAAACCCAAGTCAAACATGTCATCTTAACTCGCATGGGTGATCAGTTGTCGACGGCCAAAGGGACGCTGGTTAATTTCGTGGTGAAATACATCAAGCGACTGGTACCGAAATATTATCTACCCGATGCTATTTCGTTTCGCACTGCGCTACAAAAAGGTCGCCGTCTGCAATATGTTAAACCGGATATTATCAATACTGACCTGGCATTTTTGCAATATACCGGAGGTACGACAGGGGTGGCGAAAGGCGCAATGCTGACACACCGCAATATGCAGTCGAACCTGGAGCAGGCGAAAGCGGCTTATGCACCTTTGCTGCAACCCGGCCACGAGCTGGTGGTCACGGCACTCCCCCTCTATCACATATTTGCTTTAACCATGAACTGCCTGCTGTTTATTGAGTTAGGTGGGCGCAGTTTATTGATAACCAATCCGCGTGATATTTCGGGAATGGTAAAAGAGCTAAGTCGTTATCCATTCACCGCCATGACGGGTGTAAATACGTTATTTAATGCTTTGTTGAATAATGAAGAGTTCACCAAGTTAGATTTCTCCACACTGCGCCTTTCTGTGGGTGGCGGCATGCCAGTGCAGAAAGCGGTTGCTGAACGATGGGAAAAACTGACTGGGAAACATCTGCTGGAAGGTTATGGTTTGACCGAGTGCTCGCCGTTAGTGACGGGTAATCCTTATGATTTGAAACACTACAGTGGCAGCATTGGTCTGCCTGTCCCTTCTACCGATGTTCGGCTGGTGGATGATGAGGGTAACGAAGTTGGATTGGGTGAACCGGGTGAACTATGGGTGCGTGGTCCACAAGTTATGTTAGGCTATTGGCAGCGGCCAGAAGCGACGGATGAAGTGCTGAAAGACGGTTGGCTGGCAACTGGCGATATCGCAACCCTTGATGAACAAGGTTTTTTACGTATCGTTGATCGTAAAAAAGATATGATTCTGGTCTCTGGTTTCAACGTCTACCCCAATGAGATTGAAGATGTGGTAGCGTTACATCCGAAAGTGCTGGAATCTGCTGCGGTTGGCGTGCCTAATGAGGTCTCTGGCGAGACGGTAAAACTGTTTGTCGTGAAAAAAGATGCCTCACTGACACCTGAAGAGCTGCTAACCCATTGCCGCCGCTACCTTACAGGGTATAAAGTACCGAAAATAGTAGAGTTCCGCGACGAGTTGCCGAAATCGAATGTCGGCAAAATTTTACGTAGGGAACTGCGTGACGAACAAGTTAAGGCTAAAGGTAGCAACCAAGACGCAGCCTAA